A portion of the Bacteroides faecium genome contains these proteins:
- a CDS encoding RNA polymerase sigma-70 factor, whose translation MKNTQIDEQQLLASLQNGEITAFDRIFKEYYPILCAYGRRFVDYEDAKEIAGDAILWLWEHRETLLIDTSLGRYLLKSVYRRSLNCIKQKQLKYTADTNFYEEMESMIQNVDTYQLMELTKRIKEAIDELPASYRETFIQHRFTKMSHKEIAEKLGVSPKTVAYRIQQATKLLRKSLSDLQPIILAFLI comes from the coding sequence ATGAAAAACACGCAGATAGATGAGCAACAATTACTAGCGTCTCTACAGAATGGAGAAATAACTGCTTTCGACCGTATTTTTAAAGAATACTACCCTATATTGTGCGCATACGGAAGGCGTTTTGTCGACTACGAAGATGCAAAAGAAATTGCCGGTGACGCTATTTTATGGTTATGGGAACATCGGGAAACGCTCCTGATAGATACATCATTAGGTAGATATTTGCTTAAATCGGTGTATCGGAGATCGTTAAATTGTATAAAACAAAAGCAGTTGAAGTACACTGCTGATACTAATTTCTACGAAGAGATGGAGAGCATGATACAGAACGTAGATACGTATCAACTCATGGAGCTTACCAAAAGAATAAAAGAAGCCATCGATGAATTACCCGCTTCCTATCGCGAAACGTTTATTCAACACCGCTTTACGAAGATGAGCCACAAAGAGATTGCAGAGAAGTTAGGAGTTTCGCCCAAAACTGTCGCCTATCGCATACAGCAGGCTACCAAACTACTCCGCAAAAGCCTTTCTGACCTTCAGCCGATAATTTTAGCTTTTCTAATCTAA
- the queF gene encoding preQ(1) synthase yields MTELKDQLSLLGRKTEYKQDYAPEVLEAFDNKHPQNDYWVRFNCPEFTSLCPITGQPDFAEIRISYIPDIKMVESKSLKLYLFSFRNHGAFHEDCVNIIMKDLIKLMNPKYIEVTGIFTPRGGISIYPYANYGRPGTKFEQVAEHRLMNRE; encoded by the coding sequence ATGACAGAATTAAAAGACCAACTTTCCTTATTAGGAAGAAAGACCGAGTATAAGCAAGATTATGCTCCTGAAGTATTGGAAGCCTTTGATAACAAGCATCCTCAGAATGACTATTGGGTACGTTTCAACTGCCCTGAATTTACAAGTCTGTGTCCCATCACCGGGCAGCCGGACTTTGCAGAGATACGTATCAGCTATATTCCGGATATAAAAATGGTAGAAAGCAAGAGCTTGAAACTCTATCTTTTCAGCTTCCGTAATCATGGTGCTTTCCATGAGGATTGCGTGAATATCATCATGAAAGACCTCATCAAACTTATGAATCCCAAATACATCGAAGTAACAGGAATCTTTACCCCCCGTGGCGGTATCTCTATCTATCCGTATGCCAATTACGGTCGTCCGGGGACAAAATTCGAACAGGTGGCTGAACATCGGTTGATGAACCGGGAATAG
- the queC gene encoding 7-cyano-7-deazaguanine synthase QueC, whose product MNREAALVVFSGGQDSTTCLYWAKRNFKKVYALSFLYGQKHQKEVELAREIARKAEVEFDVMDVSFIGQLGRNSLTDATMVMDQEKPADSAPNTFVPGRNLFFLSIAAVYARERGINHLITGVSQTDFSGYPDCRDAFIKSLNVTLNLAMDEQFVIHTPLMWIDKAETWALADELGVLELVRTETLTCYNGVQGDGCGHCPACTLRREGLEKYLKSKNQ is encoded by the coding sequence ATGAATAGAGAAGCAGCATTAGTTGTGTTCAGTGGCGGACAGGATTCCACCACTTGCCTGTATTGGGCGAAACGCAACTTTAAAAAAGTATATGCCCTGAGTTTCCTGTATGGTCAGAAACATCAGAAAGAAGTGGAACTGGCACGGGAAATAGCCCGTAAGGCGGAAGTGGAATTTGATGTGATGGATGTATCCTTCATCGGACAACTGGGACGTAACTCCCTGACCGACGCTACAATGGTGATGGACCAAGAGAAACCGGCAGATAGTGCTCCCAATACATTTGTTCCGGGACGCAACCTGTTCTTTCTAAGTATTGCGGCAGTATATGCCCGCGAACGCGGTATCAATCACTTGATAACAGGAGTTTCACAAACAGATTTCAGCGGTTACCCCGATTGCCGCGATGCATTTATAAAGTCCCTCAATGTAACATTGAACCTGGCTATGGATGAACAATTTGTGATTCATACCCCTCTGATGTGGATTGATAAAGCGGAAACATGGGCTTTGGCAGACGAATTGGGAGTATTGGAGCTGGTTCGCACCGAGACTTTGACATGCTATAATGGTGTTCAGGGAGATGGTTGCGGGCATTGTCCGGCTTGTACGCTGCGTCGGGAAGGACTGGAAAAGTATTTAAAAAGTAAGAATCAATAA
- a CDS encoding queuosine precursor transporter: protein MKEKVSVPFMLLGILFNVCLIAANLLETKVIQIGSLTVTAGLLVFPISYIINDCIAEVWGFKKARLIIWSGFAMNFFVVALGLIAVAIPAAPFWEGEEHFDFVFGMAPRIVAASLMAFLVGSFLNAYVMSKMKVASQGRNFSARAIWSTVVGETADSLIFFPVAFGGIIAWKELLIMMGIQIVLKSMYEVMILPVTIRVVKAIKKIDGSDVYDTDISYNVLKVKDI from the coding sequence ATGAAAGAGAAAGTATCTGTACCTTTTATGCTGCTCGGCATTCTTTTTAATGTATGCCTTATCGCAGCCAATCTTCTTGAAACGAAAGTAATCCAAATCGGTAGCCTGACCGTGACCGCCGGATTATTGGTTTTTCCTATTTCTTATATTATCAATGATTGTATCGCCGAAGTTTGGGGGTTCAAGAAAGCGCGCCTTATCATTTGGAGCGGTTTTGCGATGAACTTCTTTGTTGTAGCCCTCGGACTGATAGCAGTTGCCATTCCGGCTGCTCCTTTTTGGGAAGGAGAGGAACATTTTGATTTTGTATTCGGTATGGCTCCCCGCATTGTGGCTGCCAGTCTGATGGCATTCTTGGTCGGTTCGTTCCTCAATGCATATGTGATGAGTAAGATGAAAGTAGCCAGCCAGGGGCGTAACTTTTCCGCCCGTGCCATTTGGTCGACTGTTGTAGGGGAGACGGCAGATTCATTGATTTTCTTTCCGGTAGCTTTTGGCGGGATTATTGCCTGGAAAGAACTGCTCATAATGATGGGAATCCAAATCGTACTGAAATCCATGTATGAAGTGATGATTCTTCCGGTGACTATCCGTGTGGTAAAAGCCATCAAGAAAATAGACGGTAGCGATGTCTACGATACCGATATCTCCTACAACGTACTGAAAGTCAAAGATATTTAA
- a CDS encoding RNA polymerase sigma factor has product MGKVEFTQGILDIQPDLHRFAYKLTADRDSANDLVQDCVLQALDNHEKFTYSKNLKGWMYTLMRNIFVNNYRRSVREMNVIDDTYSINQQYLIEDEDADRFEFTYDMKQLYRVIHSIPEEMKVPFQMFVAGFKYREIADKLGLPMGTVKSRLFFIRKRLKEELKDFSS; this is encoded by the coding sequence ATGGGAAAAGTAGAATTTACACAAGGAATATTAGACATACAGCCGGATTTGCATCGCTTTGCATACAAGTTGACGGCAGACCGTGATTCAGCCAATGATTTAGTTCAAGACTGTGTATTGCAGGCATTGGATAATCATGAGAAGTTTACGTACAGTAAGAATCTGAAAGGGTGGATGTACACACTCATGCGCAATATTTTCGTGAACAACTATCGCCGTTCGGTTCGTGAAATGAATGTGATAGATGATACTTATTCTATCAACCAACAGTATTTGATTGAAGATGAAGATGCCGATAGATTTGAATTTACTTATGATATGAAGCAACTATATCGTGTGATACATTCGATACCGGAAGAAATGAAAGTACCCTTCCAGATGTTTGTCGCCGGATTTAAATATAGAGAAATTGCCGATAAATTAGGATTGCCGATGGGGACGGTGAAGAGCCGTTTATTTTTCATCCGCAAGCGGTTGAAAGAGGAATTGAAAGATTTCTCATCCTGA
- a CDS encoding DcaP family trimeric outer membrane transporter, protein MKTSFKMVAMLLGMGIFPLCANAQKKVVIEDEEPNSIMFVSRDKAGDEIIRIMNDRSQMRFHDPNAPRFLLTDQKGKFALGIGGYVRATAEYDFNGIVDDVDFYPALIPQPGKGNFAKNQFQMDITTSTLFLKLVGRTKHLGDFVVYTAGNFRGDGKTFELQNAYAQFLGFTIGYSYGSFMDLSALPPTIDFAGPNGSAFYRTTQLSYMCDKLKNWKFGVAMEMPSVDGTANSDVSINTQRMPDFAASAQYNWNSNSHIKLGAIVRSMTYSSNVYDKAYSTTGFGLQASTTFNITKKLQAYGQFNYGKGIGSYLNDLSNLNVDIVPDPDDAGKMQVLPMLGWYAGLQYNFCPNFFVSGTYSLSRLYSENGYPSENPESYRKGQYLVANAFWNVSSNLQVGVEYLRGWRSDFSSSTRHANRLNMLVQYSF, encoded by the coding sequence ATGAAAACAAGTTTTAAAATGGTAGCTATGCTACTGGGGATGGGAATTTTCCCCCTCTGTGCTAATGCACAAAAGAAGGTAGTCATCGAAGATGAAGAACCTAATTCTATCATGTTCGTCTCCCGGGATAAGGCAGGAGATGAAATTATCCGCATCATGAATGACCGTTCACAGATGCGTTTCCATGATCCGAACGCTCCCCGCTTTCTGCTCACCGACCAAAAAGGAAAATTTGCTTTAGGCATCGGCGGATATGTCCGTGCAACGGCGGAGTATGACTTTAACGGGATTGTTGACGACGTGGATTTCTATCCGGCATTGATTCCCCAACCGGGAAAAGGAAATTTTGCCAAGAATCAATTTCAGATGGATATCACTACTTCTACCCTATTCCTTAAATTGGTAGGACGCACGAAACATCTCGGCGACTTCGTGGTTTACACCGCCGGTAACTTCCGCGGTGACGGAAAGACTTTTGAACTGCAAAATGCGTATGCCCAATTCCTCGGTTTCACCATCGGATACAGTTATGGTTCGTTCATGGATCTTTCCGCTCTTCCGCCTACTATCGATTTTGCAGGTCCTAACGGTTCAGCCTTTTACCGCACCACGCAATTAAGCTATATGTGCGATAAGTTGAAAAACTGGAAATTCGGTGTAGCCATGGAGATGCCTTCGGTAGACGGCACGGCTAACAGTGATGTTTCTATCAATACCCAACGGATGCCGGACTTCGCTGCTTCCGCACAATACAACTGGAACAGTAACAGTCATATCAAACTAGGTGCTATCGTGCGCAGTATGACTTATTCAAGTAATGTATATGACAAGGCATATTCTACAACCGGATTCGGTCTGCAAGCATCCACAACTTTCAATATCACAAAGAAGTTGCAGGCTTACGGACAGTTCAACTATGGTAAGGGTATCGGTTCTTACCTGAATGATTTAAGTAATCTGAATGTGGACATTGTTCCCGATCCCGATGATGCAGGAAAGATGCAGGTGCTTCCGATGTTGGGATGGTATGCCGGATTACAATATAATTTTTGCCCGAATTTCTTTGTATCGGGTACGTATAGTTTATCCAGACTTTATTCAGAAAATGGGTATCCAAGTGAAAACCCGGAATCTTATCGTAAAGGACAGTATCTTGTAGCTAATGCTTTTTGGAATGTAAGCAGTAACCTACAAGTGGGTGTCGAATATTTGAGAGGATGGCGCAGTGATTTCAGTTCTTCAACCCGTCACGCCAATCGGCTGAATATGTTGGTACAGTATTCTTTCTAA
- a CDS encoding OmpP1/FadL family transporter has protein sequence MRKISLIGFVMLIVSIPTFAGGLLTNTNQHAAFLRMLSRGATIEIDGALSNPAGLAFLPNDGFHVGLSIQSAFQTRNIDASFMTYSGLDGATPTVSDFNKYYKGKAAAPIIPSVFAAYKKGDWTISGFFAITGGGGKASFDDGLPMFESLAMAGIFQTSVENYKKTQGQSPIVTPNMYDINSAMDGKQYIYSVQLGLSYKINDWLSVFGGGRMNYFSGGYEGYLDAKLKESYGGKDLMNLALDCDQTGWGLTPVIGVDAKFGKFNFGAKYEFKTNLNIENNTKKNTEENGALAAFKHGVNTPNDIPSMLSVAAAYEILPVLRASVEYHFYDDKKAGMAGDKQKFLTKGTNEYLMGIEWDVIKQLTLSCGGQITDYGLSDDFQSDTSFSCDSYTLGVGAKVKLSERAALNVGYMWTTYEDYTKTSKNYNGTGLPGTNVYSRTNKVFGVSLDYRF, from the coding sequence ATGAGAAAAATTTCCTTGATTGGATTTGTAATGCTAATCGTTTCAATTCCAACTTTTGCCGGAGGTCTTCTGACAAATACTAATCAACACGCTGCTTTTCTTCGTATGTTATCTCGTGGTGCCACTATCGAAATTGATGGTGCCCTGTCCAATCCGGCCGGTTTGGCATTTTTGCCGAATGACGGTTTTCATGTGGGATTGAGTATTCAGAGTGCTTTTCAGACGAGAAATATTGATGCTAGCTTTATGACATATAGTGGTCTTGATGGTGCAACTCCTACCGTTTCCGATTTTAATAAGTATTATAAAGGTAAAGCTGCTGCGCCGATTATTCCCAGTGTATTTGCAGCTTATAAAAAAGGTGATTGGACCATTTCTGGTTTTTTTGCTATCACTGGTGGAGGTGGAAAGGCTTCGTTTGATGACGGTCTGCCTATGTTCGAGTCATTGGCTATGGCGGGTATTTTTCAAACTAGTGTAGAAAATTATAAAAAAACGCAAGGGCAAAGTCCGATTGTGACTCCCAATATGTACGATATTAACAGTGCGATGGATGGTAAACAATATATCTACTCCGTACAATTAGGCTTGTCTTACAAAATCAATGACTGGCTTTCTGTATTTGGTGGTGGCCGTATGAACTATTTTTCAGGTGGCTATGAAGGTTATTTGGATGCTAAATTGAAAGAAAGTTATGGCGGCAAGGATTTAATGAATTTGGCATTGGATTGCGATCAAACCGGCTGGGGATTGACTCCGGTTATCGGTGTGGATGCCAAGTTCGGTAAATTTAATTTTGGTGCTAAATATGAGTTCAAGACGAACTTGAATATAGAAAACAATACGAAAAAAAATACAGAAGAGAATGGTGCGTTAGCTGCTTTCAAACATGGTGTGAATACTCCTAATGATATTCCTTCTATGCTTTCGGTTGCTGCTGCCTATGAGATTTTGCCGGTATTACGTGCATCTGTAGAATATCACTTCTATGATGACAAGAAAGCGGGAATGGCTGGTGATAAACAGAAGTTTCTGACTAAGGGTACTAATGAATATTTAATGGGTATTGAGTGGGATGTAATCAAGCAATTGACATTGAGTTGTGGCGGACAGATCACTGACTACGGATTATCTGACGATTTCCAAAGTGATACAAGTTTCTCTTGTGACTCTTATACATTGGGTGTTGGAGCGAAAGTGAAATTGAGTGAAAGAGCAGCTTTGAATGTCGGATATATGTGGACTACTTATGAAGATTATACAAAAACTTCAAAGAACTATAATGGTACAGGGTTGCCCGGTACTAATGTATATAGCCGTACCAACAAAGTGTTTGGTGTGAGCTTGGATTATAGATTCTGA
- a CDS encoding 2-hydroxyacid dehydrogenase has product MGYTIAFFGTKPYDESSFNDKNKEFGFEIRYYKGHLNKNNVLLTQGVDAVCIFVNDVADTEVIRVMAANGVKLLALRCAGFNNVDLNAAAAAGITVVRVPAYSPYAVAEYTVALMLSLNRKIPRASWRTKDGNFSLHGLMGFDMHGKTAGIIGTGKIAKILIHILRGFGMNVLAYDLYPDYNFAREEQIVYTSLDELYHSSDIISLHCPLTEETKYLINDYSIGKMKDGVMIINTGRGQLIHTNALIEGLKNKKIGSAGLDVYEEESEYFYEDQSDRIIDDDVLARLLSFNNVIVTSHQAFFTREAMENIALTTLQNIKDFINHKPLLNEVKR; this is encoded by the coding sequence ATGGGCTATACTATTGCATTTTTTGGCACAAAGCCTTATGACGAGTCTTCTTTCAATGATAAAAACAAAGAGTTCGGATTTGAGATACGCTATTATAAAGGACATCTGAATAAGAACAATGTACTACTGACGCAAGGCGTAGATGCCGTATGTATCTTTGTTAATGATGTTGCCGACACAGAAGTAATCCGTGTCATGGCAGCGAATGGAGTAAAACTGCTGGCACTACGATGTGCGGGATTCAACAATGTGGATTTGAATGCGGCTGCCGCTGCCGGAATCACCGTAGTACGCGTTCCTGCTTACTCCCCCTATGCGGTTGCCGAATACACGGTGGCTCTTATGCTATCGTTGAATCGTAAAATTCCACGTGCTTCCTGGCGTACTAAGGACGGCAATTTCTCCCTTCATGGCTTGATGGGATTTGATATGCACGGAAAGACGGCAGGTATCATCGGCACAGGAAAAATAGCGAAAATTTTGATTCATATCCTAAGAGGGTTTGGTATGAACGTGCTGGCATATGACCTCTACCCTGATTATAACTTCGCACGGGAAGAGCAGATTGTTTATACTTCACTGGACGAATTATATCATAGTTCGGATATTATCTCCCTACACTGCCCGCTCACTGAAGAAACGAAATACCTTATCAATGACTACTCTATCGGTAAGATGAAAGACGGAGTAATGATTATCAATACCGGTCGCGGACAGTTGATTCATACCAATGCACTGATTGAAGGGTTAAAGAATAAGAAAATCGGTTCCGCTGGTCTGGACGTATATGAAGAAGAAAGCGAGTACTTCTACGAAGACCAGTCCGACCGCATCATCGACGATGATGTGCTTGCCCGCCTGCTCTCGTTCAATAATGTGATTGTCACCTCCCATCAGGCATTCTTCACACGCGAAGCGATGGAGAATATCGCCTTGACAACCTTGCAAAACATAAAAGATTTTATCAATCACAAACCTCTGCTAAATGAAGTGAAGAGATAA
- a CDS encoding pirin family protein: protein MKKVIHKADTRGHSQYDWLDSHHTFSFDEYFDSDRINFGALRVLNDDKVAPGEGFQTHPHKNMEIVSIPLKGHLQHGDSKKNSRIITVGEIQTMSAGTGIFHSEMNASPVEPVEFLQIWIMPRERNTRPVYQDFNITELERPNELAVIVSPDGSTPASLLQDTWFSIGKVEAGKKLGYHMHQSHAGVYIFLIEGEIVVEGEVMKRRDGMGIYETNSFELETLKDSHILLIEVPM from the coding sequence ATGAAGAAAGTTATACATAAGGCAGATACAAGAGGACATTCCCAATACGATTGGCTGGATAGTCACCATACTTTCAGTTTCGATGAATATTTCGATTCCGACCGTATCAACTTCGGTGCTCTCCGCGTACTGAATGACGATAAAGTTGCACCCGGAGAAGGGTTCCAGACGCATCCGCATAAGAATATGGAAATCGTTTCAATTCCCTTGAAAGGTCATCTGCAACATGGAGACAGCAAGAAGAACAGCCGGATTATCACTGTCGGGGAAATCCAGACGATGAGTGCCGGAACAGGAATCTTCCATAGCGAAATGAATGCAAGTCCCGTAGAACCAGTGGAATTTCTGCAAATATGGATTATGCCGAGAGAACGGAATACGCGTCCCGTTTATCAGGACTTCAATATCACCGAACTGGAACGTCCGAATGAGTTGGCGGTAATCGTATCGCCCGACGGCAGTACGCCCGCTTCCCTTTTGCAAGACACTTGGTTCTCTATCGGCAAGGTAGAAGCCGGAAAGAAGTTGGGATACCACATGCACCAAAGTCATGCAGGTGTATATATATTCCTTATTGAAGGGGAAATTGTAGTAGAAGGCGAAGTGATGAAACGTCGTGACGGAATGGGTATTTACGAAACCAACAGTTTTGAACTGGAAACATTGAAGGACTCACATATTCTATTGATAGAAGTACCGATGTGA
- the pdxH gene encoding pyridoxamine 5'-phosphate oxidase, with product MRTNLADIRQEYTKSGLRENELPGDPLSLFSRWLQEAIDAEVDEPTAVIVGTVSPEGKPSTRTVLLKGLHDGKFIFYTNYESRKGKQLAQNPYISLSFVWHALERQVHIEGTAAKVEPAESDEYFRIRPYKSRIGARISPQSQPIKSRMQLMRAFVREAARWLGKNVERPANWGGYAVTPTRIEFWQGRPNRLHDRFLYTLQPDGEWEISRLAP from the coding sequence ATGAGAACAAATCTAGCTGATATCCGACAGGAATATACCAAAAGCGGGTTGCGGGAAAATGAACTTCCCGGCGACCCGCTTTCGCTTTTCAGCCGCTGGCTGCAAGAAGCGATTGACGCAGAAGTAGACGAACCGACCGCTGTCATTGTGGGCACTGTGTCCCCCGAAGGAAAACCGTCCACGCGTACCGTGCTACTGAAAGGGCTTCATGACGGGAAGTTTATCTTTTACACGAATTACGAAAGCCGTAAAGGAAAGCAATTGGCACAAAATCCGTATATCTCCCTTTCTTTTGTGTGGCATGCGCTCGAAAGACAAGTGCATATAGAAGGAACGGCAGCCAAAGTTGAACCGGCAGAATCGGACGAATATTTCCGTATACGTCCTTACAAAAGCAGAATCGGCGCACGAATCTCCCCGCAAAGTCAGCCTATCAAAAGCAGGATGCAGTTGATGCGTGCTTTTGTCAGAGAAGCAGCCCGGTGGTTAGGGAAAAATGTAGAAAGACCTGCCAACTGGGGCGGATATGCAGTTACGCCTACAAGAATCGAGTTCTGGCAGGGACGCCCCAACCGTCTGCACGACCGCTTCTTATACACCCTGCAACCGGATGGTGAATGGGAAATCAGTCGCCTTGCTCCCTGA
- a CDS encoding MBL fold metallo-hydrolase, protein MTLDYIYHSGFAIEAEGVTVIIDYYKDSSESEHNRGIVHDYLLQRPGKLYVLATHFHPDHFNRDILTWKEQRPDIQYVFSKDILKSHRTKAEDAFYIKKGETYEDDTIRIDAFGSTDVGSSFLIHLQGWSIFHAGDLNNWHWSEESTEAEIRKANGDFLAEVKYLKEKAPNIDLVLFPVDQRMGKDYMKGAKQFIEQIKTTIFVPMHFSEDYEGGNALQNFAEDAGCRFISITRRGESFEITK, encoded by the coding sequence ATGACACTGGATTATATCTATCACAGCGGTTTCGCCATCGAAGCGGAAGGCGTGACTGTTATCATTGATTACTACAAAGATTCTTCCGAATCCGAACATAACCGGGGAATCGTACATGATTATCTCCTGCAAAGGCCGGGTAAACTGTACGTATTGGCTACCCACTTTCATCCCGACCACTTCAACCGTGATATATTGACGTGGAAAGAACAACGTCCCGACATTCAGTATGTTTTCTCCAAAGATATTCTGAAATCACATCGCACTAAAGCCGAAGATGCTTTCTATATTAAAAAAGGAGAAACGTACGAAGATGACACAATCCGCATTGATGCGTTCGGCTCTACGGATGTCGGCAGTTCGTTCCTGATTCATCTGCAAGGTTGGAGTATCTTCCATGCCGGAGACTTGAACAACTGGCACTGGAGTGAAGAATCCACCGAAGCTGAGATACGAAAAGCCAACGGTGATTTCCTTGCAGAAGTTAAATATTTAAAAGAAAAAGCGCCAAACATTGATTTAGTACTGTTTCCGGTAGATCAGAGAATGGGAAAAGATTACATGAAAGGGGCAAAACAGTTCATCGAACAAATAAAAACTACTATATTTGTGCCCATGCACTTCAGTGAAGATTATGAAGGCGGCAACGCGCTCCAAAATTTTGCCGAAGATGCAGGATGCCGTTTTATCAGCATCACCCGTCGGGGCGAAAGTTTTGAAATTACCAAATAA
- a CDS encoding DUF4468 domain-containing protein, with protein MNKFTILFLTLFLALPMAMKADSAKDKKDDTRYLAGAVPEVDGKVVFSKEFQIPGMSQAQIYDTIMKWMDERLKENKNVDSRIVFSDEAKGTIAGVGEEWIVFSSSALSLDRTLVNYQITVTCKPGNCLVELEKIRFTYRDTEKYKAEEWITDKYALNKAKTKLVRGLAKWRRKTVDFADDIFMDVAVAFGAPDTRPRAEKKKKEEEQKAPSIVAAAGPIVIGGTDAKTDIKVTTAEPAQKTVPAATLTPATPVGKASADMPGYTEVNLKQIPGEVYALMGSGKLVISIGKDEFNMTNMTANAGGALGYQSGKAVAYCTLSPEQSYDAIEKADSYTLKLYAPNQTTPSAVIECKKLPSQTAPQAGQPRTYVGEIVKLLMKK; from the coding sequence ATGAATAAATTTACGATTCTGTTTCTTACCCTGTTCCTCGCATTGCCGATGGCAATGAAGGCAGATTCTGCAAAAGACAAAAAAGACGATACCAGGTATCTTGCTGGGGCTGTTCCCGAAGTGGATGGTAAAGTAGTATTCTCCAAGGAATTCCAGATTCCCGGAATGAGCCAGGCACAAATCTACGATACGATAATGAAGTGGATGGACGAACGCCTGAAAGAAAATAAAAACGTCGACAGCCGCATCGTTTTTTCCGACGAAGCCAAAGGTACGATTGCCGGCGTGGGAGAAGAATGGATTGTATTCAGTTCCAGTGCGTTGTCTTTGGACCGCACATTAGTCAATTACCAGATTACAGTGACTTGCAAACCTGGAAATTGCCTGGTAGAACTGGAAAAGATACGTTTCACCTACCGCGATACCGAAAAATATAAAGCGGAAGAATGGATTACCGACAAATATGCGCTTAACAAAGCGAAGACTAAACTGGTGCGCGGATTGGCTAAATGGCGTAGAAAAACGGTAGATTTCGCAGATGATATATTTATGGATGTAGCCGTAGCTTTCGGAGCACCGGATACTCGCCCGAGAGCAGAGAAAAAGAAGAAGGAAGAAGAGCAAAAAGCTCCGTCAATCGTTGCAGCCGCAGGTCCGATTGTTATTGGCGGTACAGATGCGAAGACTGATATTAAAGTGACAACTGCCGAACCTGCTCAGAAGACCGTTCCTGCCGCAACTCTTACTCCTGCTACTCCTGTAGGCAAGGCTTCAGCAGATATGCCGGGTTATACTGAGGTTAATTTGAAGCAGATTCCGGGTGAAGTATATGCGTTGATGGGAAGCGGAAAATTGGTTATCAGCATCGGAAAGGATGAGTTCAACATGACAAATATGACTGCAAATGCCGGTGGCGCACTGGGTTATCAGTCGGGCAAGGCTGTGGCTTACTGCACGCTTTCACCTGAGCAGTCTTACGATGCCATAGAAAAAGCGGATAGTTATACTCTGAAACTCTACGCTCCGAACCAAACAACTCCGTCGGCTGTTATCGAATGTAAGAAACTGCCTTCACAAACCGCTCCGCAAGCCGGACAACCCCGCACATATGTCGGTGAGATTGTGAAGCTCTTAATGAAAAAATAA
- a CDS encoding VOC family protein, whose product MEIKSKFDHFNINVTNLERSIAFYEKALGLKEHHRKEASDGSFTLVYLTDNETGFLLELTCLKEHTAPYELGENESHLCFRVAGDYDAVRAYHKEMNCVCFENTAMGLYFINDPDDYWIEILPQK is encoded by the coding sequence ATGGAAATAAAAAGTAAGTTTGACCATTTCAATATCAATGTAACAAATCTGGAACGTAGCATTGCTTTCTATGAGAAAGCGCTCGGTTTGAAAGAACATCACCGGAAAGAAGCTTCCGACGGTTCGTTCACATTAGTTTATCTGACAGACAACGAAACGGGTTTTCTCCTGGAATTGACTTGTCTGAAAGAGCATACCGCTCCGTATGAACTGGGCGAGAATGAAAGCCATCTCTGTTTTCGTGTAGCCGGTGATTATGATGCAGTCAGGGCTTATCACAAAGAAATGAATTGTGTATGTTTTGAAAATACTGCTATGGGGCTTTATTTCATCAATGACCCGGACGACTATTGGATTGAGATACTTCCACAGAAGTAA
- a CDS encoding DUF3592 domain-containing protein, whose product MKNSRTKMHGRVVEVQTKTYSSDDGDITANYPIVEYKSDEEKEMHRRIATYDFIVETADYSHKLYSQKTPHVGDKVTVICNPKTPDKILAFSTMPLTRLLCKLFAPGCIYVAASILGVCYVFIK is encoded by the coding sequence ATGAAGAATAGCAGAACAAAGATGCATGGAAGGGTTGTGGAGGTACAGACTAAGACTTATAGTAGCGATGATGGTGATATTACTGCGAATTATCCCATAGTGGAGTATAAATCGGATGAAGAGAAAGAAATGCATCGTCGAATAGCCACATATGATTTTATCGTGGAAACGGCTGATTATTCTCATAAGTTATATTCTCAAAAGACACCTCACGTAGGAGATAAGGTAACAGTTATATGCAACCCGAAGACTCCGGACAAAATCTTGGCATTTTCCACTATGCCTCTTACAAGATTATTATGTAAACTGTTTGCTCCCGGATGTATCTATGTGGCAGCAAGTATCTTAGGCGTCTGTTATGTATTTATTAAATGA